A region from the Fusarium musae strain F31 chromosome 1, whole genome shotgun sequence genome encodes:
- a CDS encoding hypothetical protein (EggNog:ENOG41) translates to MLGWRSRWWRVVSLSWWRPWRCRPLRGTRRRVIIRLFLASETHGDDDDDDDDDDDDDDDDDDDDDDDDDDDDDDDDDDDDDDDDDDDDDDDDDDDDDDDDDDDDDDDDDDDDDDDDDDDDDDDDDDDDDDDDDDDDDDDDDDDDDDDDDDDDDDDDDDDVDDDDDDDDDDDDDDDDDDDDDDDDDDDDDDDDDDDDVDDDDDDDDVVVCRTARHL, encoded by the exons ATGCTTGGGTGGAGGTCCAGATGGTGGCGCGTAGTCTCCTTGTCCTGGTGGAGGCCCTGGAG ATGCCGGCCTCTGCGCGGGACGAGGCGCAGGGTCATTATTCGCCTCTTTCTTGCTTCCGAAAcacatggtgatgatgatgatgatgatgatgatgatgatgatgatgatgatgatgatgatgatgatgatgatgatgatgatgatgatgatgatgatgatgatgatgatgatgatgatgatgatgatgatgatgatgatgatgatgatgatgatgatgatgatgatgatgatgatgatgatgatgatgatgatgatgatgatgatgatgatgatgatgatgatgatgatgatgatgatgatgatgatgatgatgatgatgatgatgatgatgatgatgatgatgatgatgatgatgatgatgatgatgatgatgatgatgatgatgatgatgatgatgatgatgatgatgatgatgttgatgatgatgatgatgatgatgatgatgatgatgatgatgatgatgatgatgatgatgatgatgatgatgatgatgatgatgatgatgatgatgatgatgatgatgatgttgatgatgatgatgatgatgacgatgttgttgtttgtaGGACCGCAAGACACTTGTGA
- a CDS encoding hypothetical protein (EggNog:ENOG41), producing MLLRKRPMPARIGASPPIHLDQTGKTALQAGNIRLMEPVGFSGKLTWMEPGHWQGWSKKNSPDRCIIGYPPLYSVTEHDPVRLGQPKTIYYEVKLARDSPEVFIALGFTALPYPSFRMPGWHRGSLAVHGDDGHKYVNDRWGGRDFTQPFKRGETYGIGMTLRSVGGPKPQVDIFFTRNGTMTGGWALHEETDAEQDLPVTGLEGFHDLSCAIGTYDGIKFEAMLEPSKWLYNPFQF from the exons ATGCTACTGAGGAAGAGGCCAATGCCGGCGAGGATTGGTGCCAGTC CACCCATTCACTTGGACCAGACTGGAAAGACGGCTCTCCAGGCCGGCAACATTCGCCTCATGGAGCCCGTGGGCTTCAGTGGTAAGCTCACTTGGATGGAACCAGGACATTGGCAAGGTTGGAGTAAGAAGAACTCACCTGACCGTTGCATTATTGGTTACCCACCTCTCTACTCAGTAACTGAGCATGACCCTGTTCGCCTCGGCCAGCCCAAGACTATCTACTACGAAGTTAAGCTTGCGCGCGACAGCCCAGAGGTATTTATCGCCCTAGGTTTCACCGCGCTACCCTATCCTTCATTCCGCATGCCAGGCTGGCATCGCGGAAGTCTAGCGGTACATGGTGACGACGGACACAAATACGTCAACGATCGCTGGGGTGGCCGCGATTTCACTCAGCCTTTCAAGCGTGGAGAGACATACGGTATTGGCATGACATTGCGTTCTGTCGGTGGACCTAAGCCGCAGGTCGATATCTTCTTTACGCGCAACGGTACGATGACGGGTGGATGGGCACTCCATGAGGAGACTGATGCTGAACAAGATCTACCGGTTACAGGATTGGAGGGTTTCCACGATCTAAGTTGTGCTATTGGAACGTATGATGGAATTAAGTTTGAGGCAATGCTTGAGCCGTCAAAGTGGTTGTATAACCCGTTTCAGTTCTAA
- a CDS encoding hypothetical protein (EggNog:ENOG41), with amino-acid sequence MSSAALQTAPHQHTALASSPLSTPSSRQYRPSHSSPNGNSQAYNAQQTSTASSSSRRPPSRKTNDSAPSPSYHLAPAFGSPVTASAPNDQEPSASASDWQGNMPPVAPPRTSSNHQSGSSRRSQYSNEKSTNSPRRNESTRTGSRGDSAAVENGHRSSKADTAARASSRDGRAATTSMPVRSAHSTPSKPVHDATDSLTKAIAAAQDTIDRDRNHAAVQHNNVEDAAAPPPVVATGDHHEERRGQRSRHDHSRSHKGNTKFGDFILGNTIGEGEFGKVKLGWKQDSSVQVAIKLIKRDSVGSNPSRFAKIYREVAILRGVQHPNIVRLIDKVETDRHIGIILEYASGGELFDYILNHRYLKDNAARRLFAQLVSGVGYLHKKGIVHRDLKLENLLLDRNRNIIITDFGFANTFDPNEELSKEEELNLTDKEFVKRMGLDRVKMNGSRKGDLMQTSCGSPCYAAPELVVSDSLYTGRKVDVWSCGVILYAMLAGYLPFDDDPANPEGDNINLLYKYIVTTPLTFPEYVTPHARDLLRRILVPNPRKRADLFEVARHSWLSEYANLVEFITSSTTLPSEVPDSGVSPDDYAEAPTIARSSSVREASKQKQSHPPVVGGLAKTHGSVDPESETTHRSTPKDAKRRTVQVEYVAPTTKTQRGADAAPSKPSSHSLQQQVPVDVPEANTEKPLPREPPMTKDNPSRTQSRRPPSSHKSAVPHRPARDTRATSDNAFMTGPTNAARPRTQSSMQSSASMGLQSHGNYGQPAPPTIADTNAHGRIQQPQNPEDEENIAKTVGSVPPKVMKMSTFQNETKSTGRGHKRSNTLGDLGNKIMGRSGSIFGGRSKKRPEQQQQPDKSRKYPPVSMPTTMMPGEEAGPRPSMESKASRRSFSLGLGKKRSGSVQGSSDKKDRRFSLVKAMGLGKDQGSVTGSEADSQQDLPIQHPRAEQLRGYSAHEEARHSEPYFDAPYEQYPQRDTAQSSPVYHTRHANDAQQQDGRRPSAIPTYIQGSHLNTGSDSSVDVRRPPTDSRSRPYQADFSESEGHDGRPVGSSRDDRSSVLQKSHKKFADAYDGENYRGHEGSSGAAKRVMDFFRRRGKARGGEDR; translated from the exons ATGTCGTCGGCTGCCTTACAGACGGCCCCCCATCAACACACCGCTCTGGCCTCGTCCCCCTTGAGCACACCGTCGTCCCGCCAGTACAGGCCCTCGCACTCATCCCCTAACGGTAACAGCCAGGCGTACAATGCCCAGCAGACCTCGAccgcttcttcatcttcgcgaCGACCTCCTTCTCGAAAAACGAACGACAGCGCTCCCTCACCTTCTTACCATCTAGCTCCCGCCTTCGGTTCACCCGTCACCGCCTCAGCGCCCAACGACCAGGAACCTTCAGCCTCTGCCTCCGACTGGCAAGGCAACATGCCTCCCGTCGCTCCCCCAAGGACCTCGTCCAACCACCAAAGTGGTAGTTCGCGGAGGTCTCAGTATTCTAACGAAAAGTCGACCAACTCTCCCCGTCGAAACGAATCCACTCGAACTGGTTCGCGTGGTGATTCAGCAGCTGTCGAGAACGGTCACCGAAGCAGCAAGGCTGACACTGCTGCCCGAGCCAGTAGCCGAGACGGCAGGGCCGCAACCACTTCAATGCCTGTTCGATCCGCACATAGCACGCCCTCGAAACCCGTCCACGATGCCACTGACAGCTTGACAAAAGCAATTGCAGCTGCTCAAGATACCATCGACCGGGATCGCAATCATGCTGCAGTTCAGCACAACAACGTCGAAGATGCCGCAGCGCCCCCTCCTGTTGTCGCGACGGGTGATCACCATGAGGAACGACGAGGACAGCGAAGCCGACACGATCATAGTCGAAGCCACAAGGGTAATACCAAATTCGGCGACTTTATTCTGGGTAACACCATCGGTGAGGGTGAATTTGGCAAAGTGAAGCTGGGCTGGAAACAGGACAGTAGCGTCCAG GTTgctatcaagctcatcaagagaGACAGTGTGGGTAGCAACCCCTCTCGTTTCGCCAAGATTTACCGCGAAGTTGCCATCCTTCGCGGAGTCCAACATCCTAATATTGTGCGTCTAATCGACAAGGTCGAGACAGACCGACACATTGGTATCATCCTCGAGTACGCGTCGGGTGGTGAACTTTTTGACTACATCCTTAACCACCGCTATCTAAAGGACAACGCAGCTCGTCGCTTGTTTGCCCAGCTCGTGTCTGGTGTTGGATATCTCCATAAGAAGGGAATCGTGCATCGGGATCTGAAACTGGAAAAtctgcttcttgatcgaAACCGCAACATTATTATTACCGACTTCGGCTTCGCCAACACCTTTGACCCCAATGAAGAATTGAgtaaggaggaagagcttaATCTCACAGATAAGGAATTTGTGAAGCGAATGGGCTTAGACCGGGTCAAGATGAATGGATCCAGGAAGGGTGATCTCATGCAAACAAGTTGTGGTAGTCCTTGTTATGCTGCACCTGAACTGGTTGTTAGCGACTCTCTTTATACTGGACGTAAGGTGGATGTCTGGAGTTGTGGTGTCATTCTG TATGCCATGCTCGCCGGTTACCTCCCCTTCGATGATGACCCCGCCAACCCCGAAGGCGACAACATCAACCTTTTATACAAATATATCGTGACAACGCCTCTAACCTTCCCTGAATACGTCACACCTCACGCTCGAGACCTCCTCCGCCGCATTCTCGTGCCCAACCCCCGTAAGCGAGCGGATCTTTTCGAAGTTGCTCGGCACAGCTGGCTGAGTGAATACGCGAACCTCGTTGAATTCATCACAAGCTCGACAACGTTACCGTCAGAAGTCCCCGATTCAGGCGTGTCACCAGACGATTACGCCGAGGCCCCGACGATTGCCCGAAGCTCTTCTGTCCGCGAGGCTTCAAAGCAAAAACAATCTCATCCTCCTGTTGTTGGAGGACTGGCGAAGACGCATGGCAGTGTCGATCCCGAATCTGAGACTACTCATCGCAGCACACCGAAGGATGCAAAGCGGAGAACTGTTCAGGTTGAATACGTGGCCCCTACGACGAAAACTCAACGCGGTGCAGATGCCGCGCCTTCTAAACCTAGTTCACATTCCCTCCAACAGCAGGTACCAGTGGATGTGCCTGAAGCCAACACTGAGAAGCCTCTTCCGCGTGAACCTCCCATGACAAAGGACAACCCTTCTCGCACCCAGTCGAGACGTCCACCGAGCTCGCACAAGAGTGCTGTCCCCCACAGGCCAGCTCGCGATACCCGCGCCACTTCTGACAATGCCTTTATGACTGGGCCAACCAACGCAGCGAGGCCACGAACCCAGAGCTCAATGCAATCTTCTGCGTCAATGGGTCTGCAGTCTCATGGGAACTATGGTCAGCCTGCACCTCCCACTATTGCCGATACAAACGCTCACGGTCGaattcaacaacctcaaaatcctgaggatgaggagaacaTCGCCAAGACTGTGGGTAGTGTTCCTCCCaaggtgatgaagatgtcgacTTTCCAGAATGAGACAAAGTCGACAGGCCGAGGTCACAAGAGGTCAAACACCCTGGGTGATCTTGGTAACAAGATAATGGGTCGCAGCGGGTCTATCTTTGGGGGACGATCTAAGAAGCGAccggagcagcagcagcaacctgACAAATCAAGGAAGTATCCTCCCGTCAGTATGCCCACCACGATGATGCCAGGTGAGGAAGCCGGTCCCCGGCCCTCCATGGAATCAAAGGCCTCCCGACGATCATTCTCCCTCGGACTTGGAAAGAAGCGTAGTGGCAGTGTCCAAGGTTCTAGTGATAAGAAGGACCGCCGGTTCTCCCTGGTCAAGGCGATGGGACTTGGCAAGGACCAGGGAAGTGTAACTGGGTCTGAGGCAGATTCACAGCAGGATCTGCCCATCCAACATCCTCGAGCTGAACAACTCCGTGGCTACAGCGCTCACGAAGAGGCTCGACATAGCGAGCCCTACTTTGACGCCCCCTACGAACAATACCCCCAGCGTGATACAGCACAGTCTAGCCCTGTGTACCACACACGCCATGCAAACGACGCTCAACAACAGGATGGCCGAAGACCCAGCGCAATccctacatacatacaaggTAGTCATCTGAACACAGGCTCCGACTCATCAGTGGATGTGCGACGACCTCCCACTGATTCAAGGTCTCGCCCATACCAAGCGGACTTTTCAGAGTCAGAAGGACATGATGGACGACCAGTGGGAAGCAGTCGTGACGACCGATCAAGTGTGCTTCAGAAGAGCCACAAGAAATTTGCGGATGCGTACGATGGAGAAAATTACCGCGGGCACGAAGGCAGCAGCGGAGCCGCCAAGCGGGTGATGGATTTCTTCAGGAGACGTGGAAAGGCAAGGGGTGGTGAGGACCGGTGA
- a CDS encoding hypothetical protein (EggNog:ENOG41) produces the protein MKEASPDPPNIDGSRSGAQPAAPTAQGLNEHTNKTQNKDFNEKQNGSSGSVNGGDHQGLSRNNSSLLKALSAGDVPSHTSSQAARPGSVLETPNKAEEPSQENPNQTSKMNRFFAEVKRSVKISIFHSWLNILLIFVPVGIAVSQVDGINGGIVFGLNAVAIIPLAGLLAYATESVARKMGDALGALLNVTFGMSMLLGGLRFREQVYNSTVTQMSACLLSLSVISLVLPVLLLVYVIYLMFQLKSHAYMYESTPQHIIDAELAPGPAAGLLDSSSSDDSSSSSSDSSDSDSSHGTMRKKMKKVLRNRRHRRSSTASVDTADTKGTRTASFTTTSTTPQDEVSEAAASRHRIPRFPSYEGSESAIEEEDEEEAKRSRRRRRYRRHRHRKSKKQARDAKKAAGVAKIQNELPENSPQNNDEGEPRRVDFAVQDDIEAGPSNTGKRPFPLRGLSVKNIAPVFAEKSVVTSTPVPHVRYGIRRTNSLPDRLQFRAPGAMLPSSVPPILTAPGAQMIAKEQENEEEHLTQTGAIILLLASTALVAVCAEFLVDSIKDVVKNSSVNEVGIGLIILPIVGNAAEHVTAIKVAYKNHMDLAIGVAVGSSIQIALLLTPVMVILGWIMDKDMSLYFTLFETVCLFVSAFIVNFLVLDGRSNYLEGALLCAVYIIIAVVAFFYPNKDEASEWGGGT, from the exons ATGAAGGAAGCTTCTCCTGATCCACCCAATATAGATGGCAGTCGCTCTGGTGCACAACCCGCAGCGCCCACTGCTCAGGGCTTGAATGAGCACACCAACAAGACTCAAAACAAAGACTTCAACGAAAAACAAAATGGCAGCTCTGGTTCTGTCAATGGTGGTGATCATCAAGGTCTCAGTCGAAAcaactcttctcttctcaaggcCCTCTCTGCTGGCGATGTCCCATCTCACACATCGTCTCAGGCTGCACGGCCGGGGTCTGTCCTAGAGACTCCCAACAAGGCCGAGGAGCCATCACAAGAGAACCCCAATCAAACCAGTAAGATGAACAGATTCTTCGCTGAAGTTAAGCGAAGCGTCAAAATTTCCATCTTCCACAGCtggctcaacatcctcctcatcttcgtcccTGTTGGTATTGCAGTATCCCAGGTAGATGGCATCAATGGAGGTATTGTTTTTGGTCTCAATGCAGTCGCAATTATTCCTCTTGCTGGTCTCTTAGCTTATGCTACCGAGTCCGTTGCAAGGAAGATGGGCGATGCTCTCGGCGCGTTGCTCAATGTCACTTTTG GTATGAGCATGCTTCTTGGTGGCTTGCGCTTCAGAGAGCAAGTCTATAACAGTACTGTCACACAAATGAGTGCCTGTTTGCTCAGTTTGAGTGTTATCAGTCTTGTTCTGCCG GTCCTTCTGCTTGTATACGTCATCTATCTCATGTTCCAGCTGAAATCTCATGCTTACATGTATGAGTCGACTCCTCAGCATATCATCGATGCTGAGTTGGCCCCTGGACCCGCTGCCGGCCTTCTGGATTCTTCCAGCTCTGACGATAGTTCATCTTCAAGTTCGGATTCATCTGACTCTGACTCATCTCATGGTACAATGCGAAAGAAAATGAAGAAGGTCCTGCGCAATAGGCGGCATAGGAGATCTAGCACTGCTTCGGTTGACACCGCTGATACCAAAGGAACCCGCACTGCTTCGTTCACAACGACAAGCACCACCCCACAGGATGAGGTCTCTGAGGCCGCAGCTTCGCGTCATCGTATTCCTCGCTTCCCATCCTACGAGGGTAGTGAGAGTGccattgaagaagaggatgaagaagaggcaaagcGTTCACGTCGACGACGTCGATATCGCCGACACAGGCACCGCAAGAGCAAAAAGCAGGCCCgtgatgccaagaaggccgcaGGTGTTGCTAAGATACAGAATGAGCTGCCCGAAAATTCTCCGCAGAACAACGATGAAGGTGAACCTCGACGTGTGGACTTCGCCGTCCAGGATGACATAGAGGCTGGTCCCTCAAACACCGGCAAACGGCCATTCCCCCTTCGAGGATTGTCCGTCAAAAATATCGCCCCCGTTTTCGCTGAAAAGTCGGTGGTTACATCTACTCCTGTCCCTCACGTTCGCTATGGAATCAGACGTACAAATTCTCTTCCGGACCGTCTCCAGTTTCGAGCGCCAGGTGCCATGCTGCCCTCTTCTGTTCCTCCGATCTTAACTGCCCCTGGTGCTCAAATGATCGCCAAGGAACAGGAGAACGAAGAAGAACACCTCACCCAGACTGGCgccatcattcttctcctcgcctCCACAGCTCTGGTTGCAGTTTGCGCTGAATTTCTGGTTGATTCTATTAAAGATGTCGTCAAGAATTCTAGTGTCAACGAGGTCGGAATTGGTCTCATCATTCTCCCTATTGTCGGCAACGCCGCTGAACATGTCACCGCCATCAAGGTCGCATACAAAAACCATATGGATCTCGCGATCGGTGTTGCTGTAGGCAGTTCCATTCAAATTGCTCTACTCCTTACACCCGTCATGGTTATCCTCGGATGGATTATGGACAAAGACATGTCTCTTTACTTTACACTATTTGAGACTGTCTGTCTGTTCGTTTCGGCGTTTATTGTCAactttcttgtccttgatggAAGAAGCAATTATCTTGAAGGTGCTCTGCTCTGTGCGGTGTACATCATCATTGCTGTTGTGGCCTTCTTCTATCCCAATAAAGATGAAGCCAGCGAGTGGGGAGGAGGCACTTAG